A window of Syngnathoides biaculeatus isolate LvHL_M chromosome 9, ASM1980259v1, whole genome shotgun sequence contains these coding sequences:
- the n4bp2 gene encoding NEDD4-binding protein 2 isoform X1 — protein MPRRKKSERSPNRVSGVPLPGEIVRGYDVGEGDCDRQKITENIQEIFSHLDPEVIHMVLSQMDFKVENAMDSLLELSTAAEPAAPVRSPVSGFERTAAALLSPRHVSPPAPDVSSSEASQQLTSPLSTGVLTEEVDQELQNLTVQQQDQLNSRYLSAAATRSSLPQRVFPELLQFNREAEYGRGSAGMPYLEEGSGSLGALPPFDRLHTSEGQKSVVDFTHLMTEDPASRPKPSLDLLASGRPSAFQMYKKNEPSQMCPEQPAPMPSENKVGGVSSPVLWNLHSPAFTPRLHGSQGPCFITPVAPSQPPVGHPTPWGGHGAVTQAPLRHSATIPKSWAMAAAARNPVAVAPPRSSGLCLEGKVLVLLRGPPGSGKSTLARAFLEHNPGGVALSTDDYFTFQGRYRFDPAALGQAHEWNHQRAKEAFENGANPIIIDNTNMQGWEMKPYVVQALKHNYKVLFRETDTWWKNKPRELERRSKHGVTAETIRRMLNGYEPFVTVKSIMGAVVPQIKQQLHFENKNLQRVTPEAKCPDLVSEPGLMDQRLNSHPQMFSSLPDVSSNSHPNELCQLEDDQHKSTDSLDFQPIGSPSEHLDKDDDDDLDMGVLDSDLDALTQSGSVQGVPDCVVESVMNEDHRSHELPVAFSESIKQRVPRERPTRTFGSAMEKEQNHKEEASLVPSKECTMSKMYFVGDWPTAGPLEQRQERRKEISEDIDGSEDRRMCKEVNSHTGKVKSGNNLTEFQKLLDLIQSGVVTCQSGSSRASPVSPFRGLDLERDDKIEESVSCTREFEGKEQNMNAPKSGRVDLPDCVLDWKASESDPGNEEILKSEKDTSRTTVLDTGCETESGVVAAAATRLAVSTPEYAEPKVSHSNEDEFASPSNTKRDTEQCKAQTDNEMTVHPGSRQSSDLCHGPVAKDSPESESCLLSGSILERKQRQGRRSGKQCKLALTFSQNCLTPSLETFDSPIATSQVLDNDQRSQTTHADCDSNLTPKLSPELKEGVHLQTASPLPTTRSWPTQTEPQDFALLWRLDRHHGPADSLLAAYSCSSDITILCAASSRFVPEVPSAVSAGVHPSTPNTVPYRVVHEKSTQMEDKELGATQSRLEALSILSRHFKLVSVDILEDLYDKCHQDLEWTTNLLLDSGERLFRDEEDAVQVEPSTSLLVTVLETISGDDLPSPGPTAVVGGLQQSSNEVVNKIAGSSSTDSSTFGGRAFPTSAKNQPGQTAHSQSVATSPPLPTLGKPHDTEHQMMIEESNFATPDEIASLEEVHRLLQGELEELDREERRKKDFGRANGKRVNQMLNIQSVELKLPTELALQLTELFGPVGVEPGMCDSEDYAVQMDMNLAKLLHHKWKETIQERQKHATVSHQLLLDNAGMPMMDHWNVSQPCVSLRNIIKEELAMQENMEKSRQNRAELSGRDGASVLKEDQLYARFPSIDRLFLQDIFKAHNFCLSQTELFLNSLLDQDPVKTVIAPEPAQSDHRRTPSKEREKRQTLPDRAGAHSQNYQDLEDPEYKDFRAEAGLQRSRQLESFSKAAAAYEQGHKEVAAFYAQQGHLHGQRMREANHRAAVQIFERVNSSLLPKNILDLHGLHVDEALQRLGRILRHKTADCEQGLCGPQLSVITGRGNHSQGGVARIRPAVMNYLKNAHYRFTEPNPGLVVVSLR, from the exons ATGCCTCGGAGAAAGAAGAGCGAACGGAGCCCGAACAGAGTCTCCGGCGTACCTCTCCCCGGGGAAATTGTTCGCGGTTACGATGTCGGCGAAGGAGACTGCGACAGGCAGAAAATCACCGAAAATATCCAAGAGatattctcccacttagacCCTGAAGTTATTCACATGGTACTGTCTCAGATGGACTTTAAAG TGGAAAACGCCATGGATTCTCTCTTGGAACTGTCAACTGCTGCTGAACCCGCAGCCCCCGTAAGATCTCCGGTGTCTGGCTTTGAGAGGACTGCAGCGGCGCTGCTTAGTCCTCGTCACGTCTCTCCACCCGCACCAGACGTCAGTTCGTCGGAAGCGTCCCAGCAGCTCACCTCTCCGTTGTCTACCGGTGTCCTGACTGAAGAGGTCGATCAAGAGCTACAGAACCTGACCGTGCAACAGCAAGATCAGCTTAACAGCCGCTATTTGTCTGCTGCTGCGACACGTTCCTCGTTACCGCAGCGGGTCTTCCCTGAGCTGCTTCAGTTCAACCGGGAGGCCGAGTATGGGCGAGGGTCTGCTGGAATGCCATATCTGGAAGAGGGCTCAGGCTCTTTAGGAGCTCTGCCTCCGTTTGACCGACTCCACACTAGTGAAGGTCAAAAGTCGGTTGTGGATTTCACGCATCTGATGACGGAAGATCCCGCGAGCAGACCAAAACCCTCGTTGGATCTCCTTGCTTCAGGACGTCCGTCCGCTTTCCAAATGTACAAGAAGAACGAGCCGTCCCAAATGTGTCCGGAACAGCCTGCTCCCATGCCTTCTGAAAATAAAGTTGGAGGAGTTAGTTCTCCAGTGTTGTGGAACCTTCATTCACCTGCTTTCACTCCCCGTTTACATGGAAGCCAAGGCCCGTGCTTTATCACCCCAGTTGCACCTTCGCAGCCTCCGGTTGGGCATCCCACTCCCTGGGGAGGCCATGGCGCTGTCACTCAAGCACCTCTTAGACATTCTGCTACCATTCCTAAATCCTGGGCTATGGCTGCCGCAGCGCGCAATCCGGTTGCCGTTGCACCTCCTCGGTCTAGCGGGCTTTGCTTGGAAGGCAAGGTGCTTGTGTTGCTACGTGGTCCACCGGGATCCGGGAAGTCTACTTTGGCTCG AGCTTTTCTAGAACACAATCCAGGGGGAGTTGCGCTAAGCACTGACGACTACTTCACTTTTCAAGGACGCTATCGCTTTGATCCCGCTGCACTGGGGCAAGCTCACGAGTGGAACCACCAACGAG CCAAAGAAGCTTTTGAGAACGGTGCCAACCCCATCATAATTGACAATACAAACATGCAAGGCTGGGAGATGAAGCCCTACGTGGTCCAG GCATTGAAACACAATTACAAAGTGCTGTTTCGTGAGACGGACACTTGGTGGAAGAACAAGCCCAGAGAACTAGAGAG ACGCAGCAAACACGGTGTGACTGCGGAAACGATTCGGCGCATGCTAAATGGCTACGAGCCCTTTGTAACGGTCAAGTCCATCATGGGCGCAGTCGTACCTCAGATAAAACAGCAGCTCCACTTCGAAAACAAAAACTTACA GCGTGTGACTCCTGAAGCAAAATGTCCTGACCTCGTCAGCGAACCTGGACTGATGGACCAGCGTTTGAATTCCCACCCTCAAATGTTTTCCTCTCTTCCTGACGTGTCATCTAATAGTCATCCAAATGAGTTGTGCCAGTTGGAGGATGACCAACACAAATCAACGGATTCGCTTGATTTCCAGCCAATTGGAAGCCCATCAGAACATTTAGAcaaggacgacgacgacgacctgGACATGGGGGTTTTGGATTCCGACTTGGACGCCCTCACTCAATCTGGAAGTGTACAGGGCGTACCCGATTGTGTTGTAGAATCGGTGATGAATGAAGACCACCGCAGTCATGAACTCCCGGTGGCTTTCTCTGAGTCTATTAAACAAAGGGTACCAAGAGAGAGACCAACGAGGACGTTTGGTTCTGCAATGGAGAAAGAGCAGAATCACAAAGAAGAGGCATCGCTTGTACCTAGTAAAGAGTGTACGATGTCCAAGATGTATTTTGTAGGTGACTGGCCAACTGCAGGGCCCCTTGAGCAGCGGCAGGAAAGGAGAAAAGAAATCTCTGAAGACATTGACGGAAGTGAAGACAGAAGGATGTGTAAAGAAGTCAACAGTCACACAGGCAAAGTGAAGTCTGGAAATAACCTGACTGAGTTCCAAAAACTTCTTGATCTCATTCAGTCCGGTGTAGTAACTTGCCAGTCTGGTTCTTCTCGTGCATCACCTGTTTCCCCCTTCCGAGGCCTGGATTTGGAGAGAGATGACAAGATTGAAGAATCCGTGAGCTGTACCCGTGAGTTTGAGGGAAAAGAACAGAATATGAACGCACCCAAGAGCGGCCGAGTTGATTTACCAGATTGTGTGTTAGACTGGAAAGCGTCTGAATCTGACCCGGGTAATGAGGAGATTCTAAAAAGTGAAAAGGACACAAGTAGAACCACAGTTTTGGACACTGGTTGTGAAACAGAATCAggtgttgttgctgctgcagcGACGCGGCTGGCTGTTAGCACGCCTGAATATGCAGAGCCAAAAGTAAGCCATAGCAATGAGGATGAGTTTGCATCTCCTAGCAATACCAAAAGGGACACAGAACAATGCAAAGCGCAGACAGACAATGAAATGACAGTTCATCCTGGTAGCAGACAATCTAGTGACTTATGCCATGGTCCCGTTGCCAAGGACTCTCCTGAATCAGAGAGTTGTCTTCTCAGTGGAAGTATTCTAGAGCGAAAGCAGCGCCAAGGTCGCAGATCAGGAAAGCAATGCAAGCTAGCCCTCACTTTTTCTCAGAATTGTCTGACTCCTTCACTCGAAACATTCGACTCTCCCATTGCCACTTCCCAAGTTCTTGACAATGATCAGAGGAGCCAGACCACTCACGCAGACTGTGACTCCAACCTCACGCCTAAACTTTCCCCCGAGCTCAAAGAAGGcgtccatctgcaaactgcctcGCCTCTCCCTACGACTAGGTCTTGGCCCACCCAGACTGAACCTCAGGACTTCGCCCTTCTTTGGCGTCTTGATCGCCACCACGGCCCAGCGGATTCTCTCCTCGCTGCGTACAGCTGCTCGAGTGACATCACAATCCTATGTGCTGCCTCCTCACGATTTGTGCCAGAGGTTCCATCAGCAGTGTCTGCTGGAGTTCACCCATCCACTCCCAATACAGTACCGTACCGCGTGGTGCACGAGAAAAGCACACAGATGGAGGACAAAGAATTAGGCGCAACTCAAAGCCGTCTGGAGGCCCTGAGCATCCTCAGTCGTCATTTTAAGCTAGTTAGTGTGGATATATTGGAGGACTTGTATGACAAATGCCACCAAGACTTGGAATGGACAACAAACTTGTTACTCGACTCTGGAGAAAGGCTCTTCAGAGATGAGGAGGATGCAGTTCAAGTTGAACCGAGCACTTCACTGTTAGTAACAGTATTAGAAACCATTTCGGGGGACGATCTTCCGTCTCCAGGGCCGACCGCTGTTGTCGGTGGGCTTCAACAATCTTCAAATGAGGTAGTTAACAAAATCGCTGGGAGCTCCAGTACTGACTCATCAACATTTGGAGGCAGGGCTTTTCCAACCAGCGCCAAAAATCAGCCGGGTCAGACGGCACATTCACAGTCCGTAGCGACCAGTCCTCCACTGCCGACTTTGGGAAAACCCCACGACACCGAACACCAAATGATGATCGAGGAGTCCAATTTTGCGACTCCAGATGAGATTGCCAGTTTGGAGGAGGTTCACCGGCTGTTGCAAGGTGAGCTGGAGGAACTGGACAGAGAAGAGAGACGGAAGAAAGATTTCGGGAGGGCCAACGGGAAGCGAGTCAACCAAATGCTGAACATTCAGAGTGTGGAGCTGAAGCTACCCACTGAGCTGGCACTGCAGCTCACTGAACTCTTTGGACCTGTGGGAGTCGAACCAG GGATGTGCGATTCTGAAGACTACGCCGTGCAGATGGACATGAACCTGGCCAAACTGCTCCACCACAAGTGGAAAGAAACGATCCAG GAACGTCAGAAACACGCAACTGTTTCCCACCAGTTGCTTCTGGACA ATGCAGGGATGCCCATGATGGACCACTGGAACGTCTCCCAGCCATGCGTATCCCTACGGAATATTATAAAAGAGGAGCTGGCTATGCAGGAGAACATGGagaag tcaAGGCAAAATCGAGCAGAGCTCAGCGGTCGTGACGGGGCCTCCGTCCTAAAAGAGGACCAGCTGTACGCCCGCTTCCCCTCCATCGACAGACTTTTTCTCCAGGACATTTTCAAGGCTCATAA CTTCTGCCTCAGCCAGACGGAGCTCTTTCTGAACTCTCTCCTGGACCAGGACCCCGTCAAGACCGTCATCGCTCCAGAACCGGCTCAATCAGACCACCGCAGAACTCCCAGCAAAGAGAGGGAAAAG aggCAGACGCTCCCGGACCGCGCCGGGGCTCACTCCCAGAACTACCAGGACCTGGAGGATCCCGAGTATAAGGACTTCCGGGCCGAAGCCGGTCTTCAAAGAAGTCGGCAGCTGGAGAGTTTTTCCAAAGCGGCGGCAGCTTACGAGCAAGGCCACAAAGAGGTGGCGGCGTTTTATGCACAGCAG
- the n4bp2 gene encoding NEDD4-binding protein 2 isoform X3 has product MDSLLELSTAAEPAAPVRSPVSGFERTAAALLSPRHVSPPAPDVSSSEASQQLTSPLSTGVLTEEVDQELQNLTVQQQDQLNSRYLSAAATRSSLPQRVFPELLQFNREAEYGRGSAGMPYLEEGSGSLGALPPFDRLHTSEGQKSVVDFTHLMTEDPASRPKPSLDLLASGRPSAFQMYKKNEPSQMCPEQPAPMPSENKVGGVSSPVLWNLHSPAFTPRLHGSQGPCFITPVAPSQPPVGHPTPWGGHGAVTQAPLRHSATIPKSWAMAAAARNPVAVAPPRSSGLCLEGKVLVLLRGPPGSGKSTLARAFLEHNPGGVALSTDDYFTFQGRYRFDPAALGQAHEWNHQRAKEAFENGANPIIIDNTNMQGWEMKPYVVQALKHNYKVLFRETDTWWKNKPRELERRSKHGVTAETIRRMLNGYEPFVTVKSIMGAVVPQIKQQLHFENKNLQRVTPEAKCPDLVSEPGLMDQRLNSHPQMFSSLPDVSSNSHPNELCQLEDDQHKSTDSLDFQPIGSPSEHLDKDDDDDLDMGVLDSDLDALTQSGSVQGVPDCVVESVMNEDHRSHELPVAFSESIKQRVPRERPTRTFGSAMEKEQNHKEEASLVPSKECTMSKMYFVGDWPTAGPLEQRQERRKEISEDIDGSEDRRMCKEVNSHTGKVKSGNNLTEFQKLLDLIQSGVVTCQSGSSRASPVSPFRGLDLERDDKIEESVSCTREFEGKEQNMNAPKSGRVDLPDCVLDWKASESDPGNEEILKSEKDTSRTTVLDTGCETESGVVAAAATRLAVSTPEYAEPKVSHSNEDEFASPSNTKRDTEQCKAQTDNEMTVHPGSRQSSDLCHGPVAKDSPESESCLLSGSILERKQRQGRRSGKQCKLALTFSQNCLTPSLETFDSPIATSQVLDNDQRSQTTHADCDSNLTPKLSPELKEGVHLQTASPLPTTRSWPTQTEPQDFALLWRLDRHHGPADSLLAAYSCSSDITILCAASSRFVPEVPSAVSAGVHPSTPNTVPYRVVHEKSTQMEDKELGATQSRLEALSILSRHFKLVSVDILEDLYDKCHQDLEWTTNLLLDSGERLFRDEEDAVQVEPSTSLLVTVLETISGDDLPSPGPTAVVGGLQQSSNEVVNKIAGSSSTDSSTFGGRAFPTSAKNQPGQTAHSQSVATSPPLPTLGKPHDTEHQMMIEESNFATPDEIASLEEVHRLLQGELEELDREERRKKDFGRANGKRVNQMLNIQSVELKLPTELALQLTELFGPVGVEPGMCDSEDYAVQMDMNLAKLLHHKWKETIQERQKHATVSHQLLLDNAGMPMMDHWNVSQPCVSLRNIIKEELAMQENMEKSRQNRAELSGRDGASVLKEDQLYARFPSIDRLFLQDIFKAHNFCLSQTELFLNSLLDQDPVKTVIAPEPAQSDHRRTPSKEREKRQTLPDRAGAHSQNYQDLEDPEYKDFRAEAGLQRSRQLESFSKAAAAYEQGHKEVAAFYAQQGHLHGQRMREANHRAAVQIFERVNSSLLPKNILDLHGLHVDEALQRLGRILRHKTADCEQGLCGPQLSVITGRGNHSQGGVARIRPAVMNYLKNAHYRFTEPNPGLVVVSLR; this is encoded by the exons ATGGATTCTCTCTTGGAACTGTCAACTGCTGCTGAACCCGCAGCCCCCGTAAGATCTCCGGTGTCTGGCTTTGAGAGGACTGCAGCGGCGCTGCTTAGTCCTCGTCACGTCTCTCCACCCGCACCAGACGTCAGTTCGTCGGAAGCGTCCCAGCAGCTCACCTCTCCGTTGTCTACCGGTGTCCTGACTGAAGAGGTCGATCAAGAGCTACAGAACCTGACCGTGCAACAGCAAGATCAGCTTAACAGCCGCTATTTGTCTGCTGCTGCGACACGTTCCTCGTTACCGCAGCGGGTCTTCCCTGAGCTGCTTCAGTTCAACCGGGAGGCCGAGTATGGGCGAGGGTCTGCTGGAATGCCATATCTGGAAGAGGGCTCAGGCTCTTTAGGAGCTCTGCCTCCGTTTGACCGACTCCACACTAGTGAAGGTCAAAAGTCGGTTGTGGATTTCACGCATCTGATGACGGAAGATCCCGCGAGCAGACCAAAACCCTCGTTGGATCTCCTTGCTTCAGGACGTCCGTCCGCTTTCCAAATGTACAAGAAGAACGAGCCGTCCCAAATGTGTCCGGAACAGCCTGCTCCCATGCCTTCTGAAAATAAAGTTGGAGGAGTTAGTTCTCCAGTGTTGTGGAACCTTCATTCACCTGCTTTCACTCCCCGTTTACATGGAAGCCAAGGCCCGTGCTTTATCACCCCAGTTGCACCTTCGCAGCCTCCGGTTGGGCATCCCACTCCCTGGGGAGGCCATGGCGCTGTCACTCAAGCACCTCTTAGACATTCTGCTACCATTCCTAAATCCTGGGCTATGGCTGCCGCAGCGCGCAATCCGGTTGCCGTTGCACCTCCTCGGTCTAGCGGGCTTTGCTTGGAAGGCAAGGTGCTTGTGTTGCTACGTGGTCCACCGGGATCCGGGAAGTCTACTTTGGCTCG AGCTTTTCTAGAACACAATCCAGGGGGAGTTGCGCTAAGCACTGACGACTACTTCACTTTTCAAGGACGCTATCGCTTTGATCCCGCTGCACTGGGGCAAGCTCACGAGTGGAACCACCAACGAG CCAAAGAAGCTTTTGAGAACGGTGCCAACCCCATCATAATTGACAATACAAACATGCAAGGCTGGGAGATGAAGCCCTACGTGGTCCAG GCATTGAAACACAATTACAAAGTGCTGTTTCGTGAGACGGACACTTGGTGGAAGAACAAGCCCAGAGAACTAGAGAG ACGCAGCAAACACGGTGTGACTGCGGAAACGATTCGGCGCATGCTAAATGGCTACGAGCCCTTTGTAACGGTCAAGTCCATCATGGGCGCAGTCGTACCTCAGATAAAACAGCAGCTCCACTTCGAAAACAAAAACTTACA GCGTGTGACTCCTGAAGCAAAATGTCCTGACCTCGTCAGCGAACCTGGACTGATGGACCAGCGTTTGAATTCCCACCCTCAAATGTTTTCCTCTCTTCCTGACGTGTCATCTAATAGTCATCCAAATGAGTTGTGCCAGTTGGAGGATGACCAACACAAATCAACGGATTCGCTTGATTTCCAGCCAATTGGAAGCCCATCAGAACATTTAGAcaaggacgacgacgacgacctgGACATGGGGGTTTTGGATTCCGACTTGGACGCCCTCACTCAATCTGGAAGTGTACAGGGCGTACCCGATTGTGTTGTAGAATCGGTGATGAATGAAGACCACCGCAGTCATGAACTCCCGGTGGCTTTCTCTGAGTCTATTAAACAAAGGGTACCAAGAGAGAGACCAACGAGGACGTTTGGTTCTGCAATGGAGAAAGAGCAGAATCACAAAGAAGAGGCATCGCTTGTACCTAGTAAAGAGTGTACGATGTCCAAGATGTATTTTGTAGGTGACTGGCCAACTGCAGGGCCCCTTGAGCAGCGGCAGGAAAGGAGAAAAGAAATCTCTGAAGACATTGACGGAAGTGAAGACAGAAGGATGTGTAAAGAAGTCAACAGTCACACAGGCAAAGTGAAGTCTGGAAATAACCTGACTGAGTTCCAAAAACTTCTTGATCTCATTCAGTCCGGTGTAGTAACTTGCCAGTCTGGTTCTTCTCGTGCATCACCTGTTTCCCCCTTCCGAGGCCTGGATTTGGAGAGAGATGACAAGATTGAAGAATCCGTGAGCTGTACCCGTGAGTTTGAGGGAAAAGAACAGAATATGAACGCACCCAAGAGCGGCCGAGTTGATTTACCAGATTGTGTGTTAGACTGGAAAGCGTCTGAATCTGACCCGGGTAATGAGGAGATTCTAAAAAGTGAAAAGGACACAAGTAGAACCACAGTTTTGGACACTGGTTGTGAAACAGAATCAggtgttgttgctgctgcagcGACGCGGCTGGCTGTTAGCACGCCTGAATATGCAGAGCCAAAAGTAAGCCATAGCAATGAGGATGAGTTTGCATCTCCTAGCAATACCAAAAGGGACACAGAACAATGCAAAGCGCAGACAGACAATGAAATGACAGTTCATCCTGGTAGCAGACAATCTAGTGACTTATGCCATGGTCCCGTTGCCAAGGACTCTCCTGAATCAGAGAGTTGTCTTCTCAGTGGAAGTATTCTAGAGCGAAAGCAGCGCCAAGGTCGCAGATCAGGAAAGCAATGCAAGCTAGCCCTCACTTTTTCTCAGAATTGTCTGACTCCTTCACTCGAAACATTCGACTCTCCCATTGCCACTTCCCAAGTTCTTGACAATGATCAGAGGAGCCAGACCACTCACGCAGACTGTGACTCCAACCTCACGCCTAAACTTTCCCCCGAGCTCAAAGAAGGcgtccatctgcaaactgcctcGCCTCTCCCTACGACTAGGTCTTGGCCCACCCAGACTGAACCTCAGGACTTCGCCCTTCTTTGGCGTCTTGATCGCCACCACGGCCCAGCGGATTCTCTCCTCGCTGCGTACAGCTGCTCGAGTGACATCACAATCCTATGTGCTGCCTCCTCACGATTTGTGCCAGAGGTTCCATCAGCAGTGTCTGCTGGAGTTCACCCATCCACTCCCAATACAGTACCGTACCGCGTGGTGCACGAGAAAAGCACACAGATGGAGGACAAAGAATTAGGCGCAACTCAAAGCCGTCTGGAGGCCCTGAGCATCCTCAGTCGTCATTTTAAGCTAGTTAGTGTGGATATATTGGAGGACTTGTATGACAAATGCCACCAAGACTTGGAATGGACAACAAACTTGTTACTCGACTCTGGAGAAAGGCTCTTCAGAGATGAGGAGGATGCAGTTCAAGTTGAACCGAGCACTTCACTGTTAGTAACAGTATTAGAAACCATTTCGGGGGACGATCTTCCGTCTCCAGGGCCGACCGCTGTTGTCGGTGGGCTTCAACAATCTTCAAATGAGGTAGTTAACAAAATCGCTGGGAGCTCCAGTACTGACTCATCAACATTTGGAGGCAGGGCTTTTCCAACCAGCGCCAAAAATCAGCCGGGTCAGACGGCACATTCACAGTCCGTAGCGACCAGTCCTCCACTGCCGACTTTGGGAAAACCCCACGACACCGAACACCAAATGATGATCGAGGAGTCCAATTTTGCGACTCCAGATGAGATTGCCAGTTTGGAGGAGGTTCACCGGCTGTTGCAAGGTGAGCTGGAGGAACTGGACAGAGAAGAGAGACGGAAGAAAGATTTCGGGAGGGCCAACGGGAAGCGAGTCAACCAAATGCTGAACATTCAGAGTGTGGAGCTGAAGCTACCCACTGAGCTGGCACTGCAGCTCACTGAACTCTTTGGACCTGTGGGAGTCGAACCAG GGATGTGCGATTCTGAAGACTACGCCGTGCAGATGGACATGAACCTGGCCAAACTGCTCCACCACAAGTGGAAAGAAACGATCCAG GAACGTCAGAAACACGCAACTGTTTCCCACCAGTTGCTTCTGGACA ATGCAGGGATGCCCATGATGGACCACTGGAACGTCTCCCAGCCATGCGTATCCCTACGGAATATTATAAAAGAGGAGCTGGCTATGCAGGAGAACATGGagaag tcaAGGCAAAATCGAGCAGAGCTCAGCGGTCGTGACGGGGCCTCCGTCCTAAAAGAGGACCAGCTGTACGCCCGCTTCCCCTCCATCGACAGACTTTTTCTCCAGGACATTTTCAAGGCTCATAA CTTCTGCCTCAGCCAGACGGAGCTCTTTCTGAACTCTCTCCTGGACCAGGACCCCGTCAAGACCGTCATCGCTCCAGAACCGGCTCAATCAGACCACCGCAGAACTCCCAGCAAAGAGAGGGAAAAG aggCAGACGCTCCCGGACCGCGCCGGGGCTCACTCCCAGAACTACCAGGACCTGGAGGATCCCGAGTATAAGGACTTCCGGGCCGAAGCCGGTCTTCAAAGAAGTCGGCAGCTGGAGAGTTTTTCCAAAGCGGCGGCAGCTTACGAGCAAGGCCACAAAGAGGTGGCGGCGTTTTATGCACAGCAG